TCGACACGGCGGGGATTCGACGCAGGGGCCGCATTCAATCCGGCGTGGAGCGGTATTCCGTCCTGCGCGCCCTGAAGGCCATCGATCGCGCGGACGTCGTCCTGCTGCTCGTCGACGCCACGGAAAGCGTCATCGCGCAAGACACGCACATCGCGGGCATGGCGATCGAAAAAGCGAAGAGCGTCGTCGTGATCGTCAACAAGTGGGACGCGGTAGACAAAGATTCACACACCATGGCCGCCTTCACGGAACACCTTCGGCAGGCGTTGAATTTCATGGACTACGTCCCGGTCCTCTTCATTTCCGCCAAGACGGGTCTGCGCGTCGGACAGGTGATTTCCACGGCTTTGCAGGTGCAGGAAGAGCGGCTGCGGCGCATACCGACCGGTCAATTGAATCGTCTGTTGAGACAAGCGCTCCACGATTTCCCGCCGCCGGCCAGAAAAGGCAAACGTCTGCGTATTCGCTATGCATCGCAGGTGCGCACCGATCCGCCCACGTTTCTTTTCCACGTCAACGATCCCGAGTTGGTCCATTTCAGCTACGTGCGATATCTCGAAAATTGCATCCGCACGGAGTACCATTTTCTGGGAACGCCGCTGCGTCTTTCCTTTCGAAAACAAGCCTGAAGGATCGTTACCCTGCGCCTCGCGACTCCCCGAAATGTAGGCGCCCTCGATGATGATATAATTTGTTGCGATGTCGAACCCTTACTCGTACGACCACGAAGCCGAGTTGCAGGCACCTGCCCCGGAAAAGCCACAGAACCGGATCATCCGCTACTTCGGTGAGTTTTTACAGACGGCCTTGATCGCCCTGCTGCTATTTCTGGCCGTCAATCTCATCACGGCGCGCATTCGCGTCGAAGGCATCAGCATGGAACCGAGCCTCCACGACGGTCAATTCGTGGTCGTAAACCGGCTGGCGTATCGTTGGCAGGAACCCATCCGCGGAGACATCATCGTCTTCTACTTCCCTCAAAATCCCTCACGACGATTCATCAAACGTGTGATCGGCTTGCCCGGAGATACGATCGACGTTCAATCCGGCCATGTGTATGTCAACGACGTTCTGTTGGAAGAACC
The window above is part of the Anaerolineales bacterium genome. Proteins encoded here:
- the lepB gene encoding signal peptidase I, with protein sequence MSNPYSYDHEAELQAPAPEKPQNRIIRYFGEFLQTALIALLLFLAVNLITARIRVEGISMEPSLHDGQFVVVNRLAYRWQEPIRGDIIVFYFPQNPSRRFIKRVIGLPGDTIDVQSGHVYVNDVLLEEPYIAAPANFSGEWLVGRNEVFVLGDNRNNSSDSPDWGGLPINEIIGKAIFVYWPLDTVGLIPHYNLVGAAEE